The Lactuca sativa cultivar Salinas chromosome 2, Lsat_Salinas_v11, whole genome shotgun sequence genome includes a window with the following:
- the LOC111903254 gene encoding xyloglucan galactosyltransferase XLT2: MLPLFDTPPSPHKPQNPELDRKSSFGSLKPYLPRTWLIFFVLFLQIILLLIARNYHISTAVIIPQHLPEVAAITAVDGGDTECPSGKVFVYNLPHFFNTELLENCHELNPWGSRCDTYSNDGLGRPATKLAGVIPESLTGAWYWTDQFASEIIYHNRMLNYRCRTLDPESATAYYIPLYAGLAVGKYLWTNNYTAEDRDLHCHTMLKWVHDQPYWKKSNGWDHFITMGRITWDFRRSKDDDWGSRCIYLPGMRNITRLLIERNSWDYFDVGVPYPTGFHPTSPSDVETWQEFVRTRTRTTLFCFAGATRGLIKNDFRGLLLNQCYNSSGSCRVVDCGGSKCSNGTSLILESFLGSDFCLQPRGDSFTRRSIFDCMIAGSIPVFFWNRTAYSQYEWFLPGQPESYSVYIDKNDVLNGKSIKGVLESFGKDEVRKMREKVIQYIPRIVYAKPHQGLKGMKDAFDLAVEGVLNRIKDQEREGFKW; the protein is encoded by the coding sequence ATGCTTCCTCTTTTCGATACGCCTCCTTCCCCGCATAAACCCCAAAACCCAGAACTAGATCGGAAAAGTTCCTTCGGTTCACTTAAACCTTATCTCCCTCGCACATGGCTTATCTTCTTTGTCCTCTTCCTCCAGATCATCCTTCTCTTAATCGCTCGCAATTACCACATATCCACGGCCGTTATCATCCCCCAACACCTTCCTGAAGTGGCCGCCATCACCGCCGTGGACGGCGGCGATACCGAATGCCCGTCCGGTAAGGTCTTCGTCTATAACCTGCCGCATTTTTTTAACACAGAATTGTTAGAAAATTGTCATGAATTGAATCCCTGGGGTTCTCGTTGCGATACGTACTCTAATGATGGTCTTGGACGCCCTGCAACAAAGCTAGCCGGAGTGATACCGGAGAGTCTCACCGGAGCGTGGTATTGGACGGATCAATTTGCATCTGAGATTATTTATCATAATCGGATGTTGAACTACCGGTGTAGGACGCTAGACCCAGAATCTGCTACGGCGTACTACATTCCTTTGTACGCCGGCCTTGCCGTCGGAAAATATCTATGGACGAATAATTACACGGCGGAGGATCGTGACCTTCATTGCCATACGATGCTGAAATGGGTTCATGATCAACCTTATTGGAAAAAATCCAACGGTTGGGATCACTTCATTACGATGGGTCGTATCACATGGGATTTCCGCCGGTCTAAAGACGATGACTGGGGTTCCCGATGCATCTATTTACCTGGGATGCGAAACATCACGCGCCTCCTCATCGAACGGAACTCGTGGGACTATTTCGACGTCGGTGTTCCATACCCCACCGGATTCCACCCCACCTCGCCGTCAGATGTCGAAACGTGGCAGGAGTTCGTTCGTACACGTACCCGTACCACCCTTTTCTGCTTTGCCGGCGCGACACGTGGCCTCATCAAGAATGATTTCCGAGGACTCTTGCTAAACCAGTGTTACAACTCCTCGGGTTCTTGTCGGGTCGTGGATTGTGGCGGGTCAAAATGCTCCAACGGTACGTCGTTGATACTTGAATCTTTCCTCGGGTCGGACTTTTGTCTTCAACCCAGAGGCGACAGCTTCACCCGGCGGTCAATTTTTGATTGCATGATCGCCGGTTCAATCCCGGTTTTCTTCTGGAACAGAACCGCTTACTCACAATACGAATGGTTCTTGCCGGGTCAACCCGAAAGCTATTCGGTTTATATCGATAAGAATGATGTTTTAAATGGGAAATCCATAAAAGGTGTTCTTGAGAGCTTTGGGAAAGATGAAGTGAGGAAAATGAGGGAAAAGGTTATACAATATATTCCAAGAATTGTGTATGCAAAACCTCATCAAGGTCTTAAGGGCATGAAAGATGCTTTTGATTTGGCTGTGGAGGGAGTTCTGAATAGAAtcaaagatcaagaaagagagggaTTCAAATGGTAA